The Polyangiaceae bacterium genome includes a region encoding these proteins:
- a CDS encoding LysR family transcriptional regulator: MQLHRLEGFFHVARERGYARAARAFPYPITQPAVHQQVRKLEQELGVSLFERVAKDQVRLTAAGERLFEFCAPFFEQISLVADSIRSARFGGTLRVDTSGLVTRQLLPEFLRALRDARPDIHVDIEDVALTDLTRLANGDCHLIVDYCERVPAGCESRRVATSHSYLVVPAGHRSDLASLRRAAFVSYHPSLPHHAVQMEAVRRHIGVPARTISASGVDAILAFVRAGLGFSVIPWLEPSGPVLDGVVAQRQQGPGTSFPIRAVWRAGLSHPLVEAALAHLPER, encoded by the coding sequence ATGCAGCTCCACCGCCTGGAGGGCTTCTTCCACGTGGCACGGGAGCGTGGTTATGCCCGCGCCGCGCGGGCGTTTCCCTACCCGATCACCCAGCCGGCGGTGCACCAGCAGGTGCGGAAGCTCGAGCAGGAGCTCGGCGTCTCGCTGTTCGAGCGGGTGGCCAAGGACCAGGTTCGTCTCACCGCCGCCGGCGAGCGCCTGTTCGAGTTCTGCGCGCCGTTCTTCGAGCAGATCTCGCTCGTCGCCGACTCGATCCGCAGCGCACGCTTCGGCGGCACGTTGCGCGTGGACACCTCGGGGCTGGTGACCCGGCAGCTGTTGCCCGAGTTCCTGCGCGCGCTCCGTGACGCACGCCCGGACATCCACGTGGACATCGAAGACGTCGCGCTGACGGATCTCACTCGCCTCGCGAACGGCGACTGCCACCTGATCGTGGACTACTGCGAGCGCGTCCCTGCGGGCTGCGAGTCGCGCCGCGTGGCCACGAGTCACTCGTACCTCGTGGTGCCCGCCGGTCACCGGAGTGACCTCGCCTCGCTGCGCCGCGCGGCGTTCGTCAGCTACCACCCGTCGCTGCCGCACCACGCCGTACAGATGGAAGCGGTGCGCCGCCACATCGGTGTGCCCGCGCGCACGATCTCGGCGAGCGGTGTGGACGCCATCCTGGCGTTCGTACGCGCCGGCCTCGGCTTCTCGGTGATCCCCTGGCTCGAGCCGAGCGGCCCCGTGCTCGACGGGGTGGTGGCCCAACGTCAGCAAGGCCCCGGCACGTCGTTCCCGATCCGTGCAGTCTGGCGCGCGGGCCTGAGCCACCCGCTGGTCGAGGCGGCCCTCGCGCACTTGCCCGAGCGCTGA
- a CDS encoding autotransporter domain-containing protein has protein sequence MRRWLATLVFLGASSAAVGAAAQGAEPPPPPPPPPPAGEPPPPPPPSTVAPAPAPAPPPGQAPPPGAYGQPGAPPPQGAPPPGYYGYPPQAGPPPPPPPAKEGVHEHDGFFLRFGIGYAYANVAVKVKEPDTGEEATLKGSGIGIGLAMIGGTVAPGFVLGGALLGHGFSEPDFEVTDAAGNKRDVDTTDETLTFSVIGLFGQYYFDPNSGGYLQALIGFGQLDDGDDDDPDDEERPSGAVFGIGGGYDFWVGEQWSIGPELRLMYAPLKYERTVSLGGVSATTKQDWNTTVVSLMFTATMH, from the coding sequence ATGCGAAGGTGGCTCGCGACGCTGGTGTTTCTTGGGGCTTCGAGCGCCGCAGTCGGCGCCGCCGCGCAGGGCGCGGAGCCGCCGCCTCCTCCACCGCCGCCGCCGCCAGCTGGCGAGCCCCCGCCCCCACCGCCACCGTCCACGGTAGCGCCCGCGCCGGCGCCCGCGCCGCCACCCGGACAAGCTCCCCCGCCGGGCGCCTACGGCCAGCCGGGTGCGCCGCCGCCCCAGGGCGCGCCACCACCCGGCTATTACGGCTATCCGCCGCAGGCTGGGCCGCCACCGCCGCCGCCGCCGGCGAAAGAGGGCGTGCACGAGCACGATGGGTTCTTCCTGCGCTTCGGCATCGGCTACGCGTACGCGAACGTCGCCGTCAAGGTGAAGGAGCCGGACACCGGAGAGGAAGCCACCCTCAAGGGTAGCGGCATCGGCATCGGCTTGGCGATGATCGGGGGAACGGTCGCCCCGGGCTTCGTGCTCGGCGGCGCGCTCCTGGGCCACGGCTTCAGCGAGCCGGACTTCGAGGTGACGGACGCGGCCGGTAACAAGCGGGACGTGGACACCACGGACGAGACGCTCACGTTCTCGGTGATCGGCCTGTTCGGCCAATACTACTTCGACCCCAATTCGGGCGGATACTTGCAGGCGCTGATCGGCTTCGGCCAGCTCGACGACGGCGACGACGACGACCCCGACGACGAAGAGCGCCCGAGCGGCGCCGTGTTCGGCATCGGCGGCGGCTATGACTTCTGGGTCGGCGAGCAGTGGAGCATCGGACCAGAGCTCCGGCTCATGTACGCCCCGCTCAAGTACGAGCGAACGGTCAGCCTGGGCGGCGTCTCGGCGACGACCAAGCAGGACTGGAACACCACGGTCGTCTCACTGATGTTCACCGCCACCATGCACTGA